From Oceanispirochaeta sp. M1, a single genomic window includes:
- a CDS encoding tetratricopeptide repeat protein gives MKWKFLQSKLLIVCLILIVQPVFAGNALNDEFLFGLDLFKEARYEQSIRLFQAVLDDPKSDDLHGDASYWLSRSYLESGDLVSSSQYLDDFLMNYASHGLNIPGRYYKGRILFMQEEYDKSIHYFSSFLTSYPDSPYYANSLFWIGESLYFLGRFDEAGEIYSSLLEKYPRSVKTEASRYRLSLIEYRYREEELLKLLQWSHEEFLKSSGDYEQKEKEFNQALAVYQEKLIELTKTREIYDNRLKLLSFKQEALDLKERLLRAVSGGESGE, from the coding sequence ATGAAATGGAAATTTCTGCAAAGCAAACTCTTGATTGTTTGTCTGATATTGATTGTGCAGCCTGTATTTGCCGGCAATGCTCTAAATGATGAATTTCTCTTCGGGCTTGATTTGTTCAAGGAAGCCCGTTATGAACAGTCAATACGTCTGTTTCAGGCTGTGTTAGATGATCCGAAATCTGATGATCTGCACGGAGATGCAAGTTATTGGCTGTCCAGAAGCTATCTGGAAAGTGGAGATCTTGTCAGTTCATCCCAGTACCTGGATGATTTTCTGATGAATTATGCCTCTCATGGACTCAATATCCCTGGACGGTACTATAAGGGAAGAATACTCTTCATGCAGGAGGAGTATGATAAATCAATTCATTATTTCTCCTCTTTCCTGACTTCATATCCTGACAGCCCCTATTATGCCAACAGCCTTTTCTGGATAGGTGAGTCGCTGTATTTCCTTGGAAGATTCGATGAAGCAGGTGAAATATACAGCAGCCTCCTTGAGAAATATCCCCGCAGTGTTAAAACTGAAGCATCACGCTACCGTCTCTCCCTTATTGAATATAGATACAGGGAAGAGGAACTGCTCAAGCTGCTTCAATGGAGTCACGAGGAGTTTTTAAAGAGCTCTGGAGATTACGAGCAGAAAGAAAAAGAATTTAATCAGGCTCTTGCTGTTTATCAGGAAAAACTGATTGAACTGACAAAAACGCGGGAAATCTATGATAACAGGTTGAAGCTGCTTTCCTTTAAGCAAGAAGCTCTGGATTTGAAAGAAAGACTCCTTAGAGCTGTTTCCGGAGGCGAATCAGGTGAATAA
- the rpe gene encoding ribulose-phosphate 3-epimerase — translation MKKIIKCAPSILASDFANISQGINLIESAGADWVHLDVMDGSFVPEITFGSQMVKAVKSKTDLPLDVHLMIEKPENHVQSFLKAGSDFITFHAEAVVHGHRVIQMIKDGGAGAGISIVPSTPVSVLSELLPFVDLVLIMTVNPGYGGQSLIPECLDKVRILNEIREEKGYKYEISIDGGVNRSTIKQSKEAGIDVFVAGSAFFGADDPAAEVEYLKNC, via the coding sequence ATGAAGAAAATAATAAAATGCGCTCCTTCGATTTTAGCGTCTGATTTTGCGAATATCTCCCAGGGTATTAATCTGATTGAATCTGCCGGAGCAGATTGGGTCCATCTTGACGTTATGGATGGATCATTTGTCCCCGAAATAACTTTTGGATCTCAGATGGTAAAAGCCGTGAAGTCAAAAACAGATCTTCCTCTTGATGTTCATCTGATGATTGAGAAACCTGAAAATCATGTTCAGTCCTTTTTAAAGGCCGGTTCCGATTTTATCACCTTTCATGCGGAAGCTGTTGTTCATGGCCACAGGGTTATACAGATGATTAAGGACGGCGGTGCAGGAGCAGGGATCTCTATAGTACCTTCAACTCCTGTTTCAGTATTGTCTGAGTTGCTCCCTTTTGTAGATCTGGTGCTTATTATGACAGTAAACCCGGGATACGGTGGACAGTCTCTGATCCCTGAATGTCTCGATAAGGTCAGAATACTCAATGAAATAAGAGAAGAAAAGGGCTATAAGTATGAGATCTCAATTGACGGCGGGGTAAACAGGTCCACAATAAAGCAGAGTAAGGAGGCAGGAATAGATGTTTTTGTCGCCGGGTCCGCTTTCTTCGGTGCCGACGATCCTGCAGCAGAGGTTGAGTATCTAAAAAATTGCTGA